One window of Phycisphaeraceae bacterium genomic DNA carries:
- a CDS encoding oligosaccharide flippase family protein: MSSEAKRGAVRIAANYTRLLTNVVLGLVSVKILVEVAGDSAFGLVSTLGATTGIANLTEETVRRSMIRELGSALHNEDRSVFTRVFNTALLLAGGMSMITLSVFGLIMLCLWQGWIFEIDPPSLIEAAYWLVAWKAAESVVDVLLSPIINVYIASERMRAFNGWMMLQRLARLSAALGLFFYYGSGADPATALKTYAMVGAILYISANLTAALTMMLFVEGRTRPRPWLARRSELPGLVTVGKWNMAMSTAQNLHLRADQIITNSLFGLIYNTSFGLAMQLTSYVRMLTVGMTDGLDAVTARLSIKKGEESVRDLVRHSTRLHAFVSIPTGIGMLILAEPALDVWVGANLQNRAMVISRATIIMQIIVLGVTLRAISDGWIRILYGAGHIRSYALPIVALSFLNPVVAIVLAKTMPADVAYLGPPIAFSLVTAIISAGVVPLIGGRCLGVSPWALAAPIVRPGAVAIVSAPILVLAIRYVPSWNLLWLGATCGAYAVVVTVLCVRFAMTQQERQRFSGAIMRRLGRGGGRGGRGRGAWRG; this comes from the coding sequence GTGTCTTCGGAAGCCAAGCGCGGCGCGGTGCGAATCGCGGCCAACTACACCCGCCTTCTCACCAATGTGGTGCTCGGGCTTGTTTCCGTCAAGATCCTGGTCGAGGTCGCGGGCGACAGCGCGTTCGGGCTGGTTTCGACGCTGGGCGCGACGACGGGGATCGCGAACCTGACGGAAGAGACGGTGCGGCGTTCGATGATCCGGGAGTTGGGATCCGCGCTGCACAACGAGGATCGATCGGTCTTCACGCGGGTGTTCAACACGGCGTTGCTGCTCGCGGGCGGGATGTCGATGATCACGCTGTCGGTGTTCGGGCTGATCATGCTCTGTCTGTGGCAGGGGTGGATCTTCGAGATTGATCCGCCTTCGTTGATTGAGGCCGCGTACTGGCTGGTGGCGTGGAAGGCGGCCGAGTCCGTGGTTGATGTGCTGCTCTCGCCGATCATCAACGTGTATATCGCCAGCGAGCGGATGCGTGCGTTCAACGGGTGGATGATGCTGCAGCGGCTGGCGCGGCTGTCGGCGGCGCTGGGGTTGTTCTTCTATTACGGGAGCGGGGCCGACCCGGCGACGGCGCTGAAGACCTATGCGATGGTCGGGGCGATTCTGTATATCTCGGCGAACCTGACGGCGGCGCTGACGATGATGCTCTTTGTTGAGGGGCGAACGCGTCCGCGTCCGTGGCTTGCGCGGCGTTCCGAGCTGCCGGGCCTCGTGACGGTGGGCAAGTGGAACATGGCGATGTCCACGGCCCAGAACCTGCATCTGCGGGCGGATCAGATCATCACCAACTCGCTCTTCGGGCTCATCTACAACACGTCGTTCGGGTTGGCGATGCAACTGACGAGTTATGTGCGGATGCTGACGGTCGGCATGACGGACGGGTTGGACGCGGTGACGGCGCGTCTGTCGATCAAGAAGGGCGAGGAGTCGGTGCGCGATCTGGTGCGCCACTCGACGCGGCTGCACGCGTTTGTGTCGATCCCGACGGGGATCGGCATGCTGATTCTTGCCGAGCCCGCGCTGGATGTGTGGGTGGGCGCGAACCTTCAGAATCGTGCGATGGTGATCTCACGGGCGACGATCATCATGCAGATCATCGTCCTCGGCGTGACGCTGCGGGCGATCTCGGACGGGTGGATCCGCATCCTGTACGGCGCGGGACATATCCGGAGTTACGCGCTCCCGATCGTGGCGCTGAGTTTCCTGAACCCGGTTGTGGCGATCGTCCTTGCGAAGACGATGCCGGCGGATGTGGCGTATCTCGGGCCGCCGATCGCGTTCTCGCTGGTGACGGCGATCATCAGCGCGGGTGTGGTGCCGCTGATCGGCGGGCGGTGTCTGGGTGTGAGCCCGTGGGCGTTGGCGGCTCCGATCGTGAGGCCCGGGGCGGTGGCGATTGTGTCGGCTCCGATCCTGGTGCTGGCGATTCGATACGTGCCGTCGTGGAATCTGTTGTGGCTGGGGGCAACGTGCGGGGCGTATGCGGTGGTGGTGACGGTGCTGTGCGTGCGGTTCGCGATGACACAGCAGGAGCGCCAGCGCTTCAGCGGCGCGATCATGCGTCGGTTGGGGCGTGGGGGTGGGCGTGGTGGCAGGGGGCGAGGGGCCTGGCGCGGCTGA
- a CDS encoding transposase: MDNASWRVLAASVRKLDRSPRGGRFTFTDADIVLTFLWAVLHRRPTSWACRRDAWPLWRRGRLPSPSRMSRRLRTTSVQALLAAAEAENLVSASGALVLALDGKALRVASHSGDRTATFGAWGLRGYKLHAICDLAGSIVSWRLTPMHCHEAVMAKRMMRDMELNGYVLADSNYDSVKLYELCACKGGQLVVPRKDCRVGRGVRRSGTHPDRRRAIDMLEQSMTGFGRGLLSLRRVIERVFARLEMTHHVGLIPPHVRGIERVRRWIQAIIILDRHTQAMKR; this comes from the coding sequence ATGGACAACGCGAGTTGGAGGGTGTTGGCGGCGAGCGTGCGGAAGCTGGATCGGAGCCCGCGTGGCGGTCGCTTCACCTTCACCGATGCGGACATCGTGCTGACCTTTCTCTGGGCCGTCTTGCACCGACGACCCACCTCCTGGGCGTGCCGACGCGATGCATGGCCGTTGTGGCGGCGTGGTCGATTGCCCTCGCCAAGCAGGATGAGCCGGCGGCTGAGAACCACCAGCGTCCAGGCGTTACTTGCCGCGGCGGAGGCGGAGAATCTGGTCTCTGCATCGGGAGCGTTGGTGCTGGCTCTTGACGGCAAGGCCCTGCGCGTCGCCTCGCACTCCGGAGACCGGACCGCGACCTTCGGCGCATGGGGACTGCGCGGCTACAAGCTCCATGCGATCTGCGATCTCGCGGGCTCGATCGTCTCCTGGCGTCTCACGCCCATGCACTGCCATGAAGCAGTGATGGCCAAGCGGATGATGCGAGACATGGAGTTGAACGGGTATGTGCTGGCCGACTCGAACTACGACAGCGTGAAGCTCTATGAACTCTGCGCGTGCAAGGGCGGACAACTGGTGGTTCCGCGGAAGGACTGCCGCGTGGGTCGCGGCGTGCGGCGGTCCGGAACGCATCCGGACCGCCGTCGAGCCATCGACATGCTGGAGCAGAGCATGACGGGCTTCGGCAGGGGCCTGCTGTCACTCCGGCGCGTGATCGAGCGTGTGTTTGCACGCCTGGAAATGACCCACCATGTGGGGCTTATCCCGCCGCACGTGCGCGGCATCGAGCGGGTCCGTCGATGGATCCAAGCCATCATCATCCTTGATCGACACACACAGGCAATGAAGCGATGA
- a CDS encoding Mrp/NBP35 family ATP-binding protein, whose protein sequence is MTKDSVRAVLGPVPVGAGRGTIEQSGLLEWVSVCESFVSLKLNDPGVAEREPLAGRIGAAVSAHARAAGVGLQSLIVEYVDSAGSVVHTSRFGAGVPAGVPAGVPAGGATEGHRPIGGLGQAPAPTGSQTGSQSGASRAQHPQDTASGLPGVRNVIAVGAGKGGVGKSTIAVNLAVALARRGHAVGILDGDIYGPSLPTLLGLGAMEQVVMQGMLQPFLVHGVKAITLGKLVDAEKPLIWRGPMAHGAFKQLTEQTSWGELDYLVIDLPPGTGDVSLTLAQTLRLSGAVVVCTPQKVAQDDAVRAARMFQQLGIDVLGVVENMSWFIGDDGKEYDIFGRGGAQVMAQRLGLPFLGAVPINMALRANSDRGEPLKNFDAGVVGRVLMDALEELATRVEQEIAIAEMRRGTRVPTLTIS, encoded by the coding sequence ATGACAAAGGATTCAGTTCGTGCGGTTCTCGGACCCGTTCCGGTTGGTGCGGGGAGGGGAACGATCGAGCAGTCGGGGTTGCTGGAGTGGGTCTCGGTCTGTGAGTCGTTTGTGAGTCTGAAGTTGAATGATCCGGGTGTGGCGGAGCGCGAGCCGCTGGCGGGGCGGATCGGCGCGGCGGTCTCGGCGCACGCGCGGGCGGCGGGCGTTGGGCTTCAATCGCTGATCGTCGAGTATGTCGACTCGGCCGGGAGCGTGGTGCACACGTCGCGGTTCGGGGCGGGTGTGCCGGCGGGTGTGCCGGCGGGTGTGCCGGCGGGAGGGGCGACGGAGGGGCATCGGCCGATCGGCGGATTGGGACAGGCGCCTGCGCCGACGGGTTCGCAGACTGGATCTCAGAGTGGGGCTTCGCGTGCTCAGCATCCGCAGGACACGGCGAGCGGCTTGCCGGGCGTGCGGAACGTGATCGCGGTCGGCGCGGGGAAGGGTGGGGTCGGCAAGTCGACGATCGCGGTGAATCTCGCGGTTGCGCTGGCGCGACGCGGGCACGCTGTGGGGATTCTTGATGGGGATATCTATGGTCCATCGTTGCCGACGCTGCTCGGGCTGGGCGCGATGGAGCAGGTGGTGATGCAGGGGATGTTGCAGCCGTTCCTGGTGCATGGCGTGAAGGCGATCACGCTCGGGAAGCTGGTGGATGCGGAGAAGCCGCTGATCTGGCGCGGGCCGATGGCGCACGGCGCGTTCAAGCAGTTGACGGAGCAGACGAGCTGGGGCGAGCTGGATTATCTCGTTATCGACTTGCCGCCGGGGACGGGGGATGTGTCGCTGACGCTGGCGCAGACGCTGCGGCTGTCGGGCGCGGTGGTGGTGTGCACGCCTCAGAAGGTGGCGCAGGACGACGCGGTGCGTGCGGCCCGGATGTTCCAACAGCTGGGGATCGATGTGCTGGGCGTTGTCGAGAACATGTCGTGGTTCATCGGCGATGATGGGAAGGAGTACGACATCTTCGGGCGGGGCGGGGCGCAGGTGATGGCGCAGCGTCTTGGGCTGCCGTTCCTGGGTGCGGTGCCGATCAACATGGCACTGCGTGCGAACTCGGACAGGGGCGAGCCCTTGAAGAACTTCGACGCCGGTGTGGTGGGTCGGGTGCTGATGGATGCGCTGGAGGAGCTGGCGACGCGCGTGGAGCAGGAGATCGCGATCGCGGAGATGCGCCGGGGGACGCGGGTGCCGACGCTGACGATCTCGTGA
- the nusG gene encoding transcription termination/antitermination factor NusG, protein MPVPPNAEQHEHDASAAAPAPAPERSDVLSGEEPVRQPGMNWFVLRVASNKESSVRETLLRKVQIERMTHLVGRILVPTEKTKTIKGGKQRITETKLYPGYVFVEMKLEDDGRIPQDVFFLIKETTGVGDFVGTAGRPTPMQDHEIEKMLLDSRKPEDQPTIKLSFDKGEHVTIKEGPFQGYEGTVDELLPDKGLVRVLVTIFGRQAPIEIEEWQIGKTDET, encoded by the coding sequence ATGCCCGTCCCACCCAACGCCGAACAGCACGAGCACGACGCCTCCGCCGCGGCTCCAGCGCCCGCGCCCGAGCGCTCCGACGTGCTCTCCGGCGAGGAGCCCGTCCGCCAGCCCGGCATGAACTGGTTCGTCCTGCGCGTCGCCTCCAACAAAGAGTCCTCCGTCCGCGAGACCCTCCTCCGCAAGGTCCAGATCGAACGCATGACCCACCTCGTCGGACGCATCCTCGTCCCCACCGAGAAGACCAAAACCATCAAGGGCGGCAAGCAGCGCATCACCGAGACCAAGCTCTACCCCGGCTACGTCTTCGTCGAGATGAAGCTCGAAGACGACGGACGCATCCCCCAGGACGTCTTCTTCCTCATCAAAGAGACCACCGGCGTCGGCGACTTCGTCGGCACCGCCGGACGCCCGACACCGATGCAGGACCACGAGATCGAGAAAATGCTCCTCGACTCGCGCAAGCCCGAAGACCAGCCGACCATCAAACTCTCCTTCGACAAGGGCGAGCACGTCACCATCAAGGAAGGCCCCTTCCAGGGATACGAGGGCACGGTCGACGAACTCCTCCCCGACAAGGGACTCGTCCGCGTCCTCGTCACCATCTTCGGCCGCCAGGCGCCCATCGAGATCGAAGAGTGGCAGATCGGCAAGACCGACGAAACCTGA
- a CDS encoding endonuclease/exonuclease/phosphatase family protein, producing MGPTNTNAPTGDHSSASTHVPERRHAPTIRLCLLLTPSLWVLLAATLAHHLWIPSLLRDTLTLALPLTLIAATAALRMRHITPLALNAAACAWILFTLFSPGQRAAIAPPGTAPPGTLPSLRILQLNARADNPNHSAILDTLNNTDLDLAILLECPAELSRSIRSGTALSTLHHVIAPPNPPYTQWIKAFSKWPIEPWPLDTPPDQQPQSNGVLGAILDHPDGPIGIVALHASSPWAPSRWRSGNKTATHAARTARSMLDDGLPVLVIGDLNATPLGARTSHFNATGLRRAKQALTPDGTYPSWAPWPLRVAIDDALVSDHFRIVSWSTRRFPGSDHRAVSIELHTIAP from the coding sequence ATGGGCCCCACAAACACCAACGCCCCCACAGGGGATCACTCGTCGGCATCCACCCACGTCCCAGAACGACGCCACGCGCCCACCATCCGCCTCTGCCTCCTCCTCACACCCTCCCTCTGGGTGCTCCTCGCCGCCACCCTCGCGCACCACCTCTGGATCCCCTCACTCCTGCGCGACACACTCACCCTCGCACTCCCCCTCACGCTCATCGCCGCAACAGCCGCTCTCCGCATGCGACACATCACGCCCCTCGCCCTCAACGCCGCGGCTTGCGCCTGGATCCTCTTCACCCTCTTCTCACCCGGACAGCGCGCCGCCATCGCCCCACCCGGCACCGCCCCGCCCGGCACGCTCCCATCCCTCCGCATCCTCCAGCTCAACGCCCGCGCCGACAATCCAAACCACAGCGCGATCCTCGACACCCTCAACAACACCGATCTCGACCTTGCGATCCTGCTCGAGTGCCCCGCCGAACTCTCCCGCTCCATCAGGTCGGGCACCGCCCTCAGCACCCTCCATCACGTGATCGCACCACCAAACCCGCCCTACACACAGTGGATCAAGGCCTTCTCGAAGTGGCCCATCGAGCCCTGGCCCCTTGATACACCGCCAGATCAGCAACCCCAATCCAACGGCGTGCTCGGCGCAATCCTCGATCACCCCGACGGACCCATCGGCATCGTCGCGCTCCACGCCTCGTCCCCGTGGGCACCCTCGCGCTGGCGCAGCGGCAACAAAACCGCGACACACGCCGCCCGTACCGCCCGCTCCATGCTCGATGATGGTCTCCCCGTCCTCGTGATCGGCGACCTCAACGCGACCCCGCTCGGCGCGAGAACCTCGCACTTCAACGCGACCGGCCTGCGCCGCGCCAAACAGGCGCTCACCCCCGACGGCACATACCCCTCATGGGCGCCATGGCCGCTCAGAGTCGCGATCGACGACGCGCTCGTCAGCGATCACTTCCGCATCGTCTCATGGTCAACGCGCCGCTTCCCCGGCTCGGACCACCGCGCCGTCTCCATCGAACTCCACACGATTGCCCCCTGA
- a CDS encoding GDP-mannose 4,6-dehydratase, with protein sequence MEWNDRSILVTGAAGFIGSHVCRALLARNARVVGIDNLDPFYDPAIKERADERTRAQHPHTYSSVRADINDTPRIQSLLNEHRVEGIIHLAAKAGVRPSIEDPIGYAHANVTGTASVLHAASRAGCARVIIASSSSVYGNNTKVPFAEDDPVENPISPYAATKRACELLGYSHHRLTGTPIAMLRFFTVYGPDQRPDLAISKFMKLLRAGKPIPMFGNGNTSRDYTFIDDIVSGVLASYQRIDTHGYRIWNLGGNAPVTLNHLIASIGRVAGTEPAIEHRPPQPGDVERTWADLTRSATELGYGPRTTLESGLRAQWEALSQTDR encoded by the coding sequence ATGGAATGGAATGATCGTTCGATCCTGGTCACGGGCGCAGCCGGCTTCATCGGCTCACACGTCTGCCGCGCCCTGCTCGCTCGCAACGCACGGGTCGTCGGCATCGACAACCTCGACCCCTTCTACGACCCCGCGATCAAAGAGCGCGCCGACGAGCGCACCCGTGCCCAACACCCCCACACCTACTCCTCCGTCCGGGCCGACATCAACGACACACCCCGCATCCAATCCCTCCTCAACGAGCACCGCGTCGAGGGGATCATCCACCTCGCCGCCAAGGCCGGCGTCCGCCCAAGCATCGAAGACCCCATCGGCTACGCACACGCCAACGTGACCGGCACCGCGAGCGTGCTGCACGCCGCGTCCCGCGCCGGCTGCGCCCGCGTCATCATCGCCTCGAGCAGCTCGGTCTACGGGAACAACACCAAGGTCCCCTTCGCCGAAGACGACCCGGTCGAGAACCCCATCAGCCCCTACGCCGCGACCAAACGCGCCTGCGAACTCCTCGGCTACTCCCACCACCGTCTCACCGGTACACCCATCGCCATGCTCCGCTTCTTCACGGTCTACGGCCCCGATCAGCGGCCCGATCTGGCCATCTCCAAGTTCATGAAACTCCTCCGCGCCGGAAAGCCCATCCCGATGTTCGGCAACGGCAACACCAGCCGCGACTACACCTTCATCGACGACATCGTCTCCGGCGTCCTCGCCTCCTACCAGCGCATCGACACGCACGGCTACCGCATCTGGAACCTCGGCGGCAACGCCCCCGTCACGCTCAACCACCTCATCGCCTCCATCGGGCGCGTCGCCGGCACCGAGCCCGCCATCGAGCATCGCCCGCCCCAGCCCGGCGATGTCGAACGCACCTGGGCAGACCTCACCCGCAGCGCAACCGAACTCGGATACGGTCCGAGAACCACCCTCGAATCCGGCCTGCGCGCCCAGTGGGAAGCCCTCTCCCAAACCGACAGATAA
- the secE gene encoding preprotein translocase subunit SecE, translating into MNLRLYKPGQGYWMRVITAAFFGTLILAAAAWLWNESKAIALPTKGYVIPVEGVPEGVSLSTGETLTLLADNFESTGPARITIGTSTIASAETTSAGANIISTKVAVEAGREAFDASRFLITPASGTPYEVRLYGNMQPIPIFDPQYLQVGLAATTILIGAALLLYFVSANPRTGEFLIATDGEMKKVNWSTRKEVIGSTWVVVTTCFLLAGILFVVDFGLASFFDLIGIIDK; encoded by the coding sequence ATGAACCTTCGACTGTACAAGCCGGGACAGGGCTACTGGATGCGGGTGATCACCGCGGCGTTCTTCGGAACGCTCATCCTCGCCGCCGCCGCATGGCTCTGGAACGAGTCCAAGGCCATCGCCCTCCCCACCAAGGGCTACGTCATCCCCGTCGAAGGTGTCCCCGAGGGCGTCTCCCTCTCGACCGGCGAGACCCTGACGCTCCTGGCCGACAACTTCGAGTCCACCGGCCCCGCACGCATCACCATCGGCACCAGCACCATCGCGTCCGCCGAAACCACCTCCGCCGGCGCCAACATCATCAGCACCAAGGTCGCGGTCGAAGCCGGACGAGAGGCCTTCGACGCCTCCAGATTCCTCATCACGCCCGCCTCCGGCACGCCCTACGAGGTCCGGCTCTACGGCAACATGCAGCCGATCCCCATCTTCGATCCGCAATACCTCCAGGTCGGGCTCGCCGCAACCACCATCCTCATCGGGGCCGCGCTCCTGCTCTACTTCGTCAGCGCCAACCCGCGGACCGGCGAGTTCCTGATCGCCACCGACGGCGAGATGAAGAAGGTCAACTGGTCCACACGCAAAGAGGTCATCGGCTCCACATGGGTCGTCGTCACGACCTGCTTCCTCCTCGCCGGAATCCTCTTCGTTGTTGACTTCGGCCTGGCCTCGTTCTTCGACCTCATCGGCATCATCGACAAGTAA
- the gmk gene encoding guanylate kinase, with protein sequence MVEPAHRLPTDTDDGMVLIISGPSGAGKTTITRGVERGIPGSVFSVSATTRQRTDADVEGVDYRFVTDDEFETMKSRGEFLETAGVYGKKYGTPKAWVLEQIKRGRLVILEIDVQGAISVKHQIHDAFAVYILPPSENSLLERLRSRKRESEEIIQRRYEQGRAEIEQARTSGIYNAFIVNDVLEDSIKQAIKLVNDERARRQRA encoded by the coding sequence ATGGTCGAACCCGCCCACAGACTCCCGACCGACACCGACGACGGAATGGTCCTCATCATCAGCGGACCCTCCGGCGCGGGAAAGACCACCATCACCCGCGGCGTCGAACGCGGCATCCCCGGCTCTGTCTTCAGCGTCTCCGCCACCACACGCCAGAGAACCGACGCCGATGTCGAGGGCGTCGATTACCGCTTCGTCACCGACGATGAGTTCGAGACCATGAAATCACGCGGCGAGTTCCTCGAGACCGCCGGCGTCTACGGCAAGAAATACGGCACACCCAAGGCCTGGGTCCTCGAACAGATCAAACGCGGACGCCTCGTCATCCTTGAGATCGACGTCCAGGGTGCCATCAGCGTCAAACACCAGATCCACGACGCCTTCGCCGTCTACATCCTCCCGCCCAGCGAGAACTCGCTCCTCGAGCGCCTCCGCAGCCGCAAACGCGAGTCCGAAGAGATCATCCAACGCCGCTACGAGCAGGGTCGCGCCGAGATCGAGCAGGCCCGTACAAGCGGGATCTACAACGCCTTCATCGTGAACGACGTGCTCGAAGACTCGATCAAGCAGGCAATCAAGCTTGTGAACGACGAACGGGCGCGACGCCAACGCGCGTGA
- a CDS encoding nuclear transport factor 2 family protein — protein MAKKNKKPGKASGKAKKESAKKGSGAKAKKGGKSKGAKQPKNPRPISSGKGKPVAEIAAATMAHLRSGKPDSELWSAHFSSKFMSIEGSGQGWKGVKAVKQKCDEWMSQHEIHGVQFEGPYVGATGFAVKYTLDVTNNASGQRFSMSEVGVYTVEKGKVVQEEFMYFCPTDGPADATASA, from the coding sequence ATGGCGAAGAAGAACAAGAAGCCGGGGAAGGCATCCGGCAAGGCCAAGAAGGAGTCCGCGAAGAAGGGCTCCGGCGCGAAGGCGAAGAAGGGCGGCAAATCCAAGGGCGCAAAGCAACCGAAGAACCCGAGGCCGATCTCTTCGGGCAAGGGGAAGCCGGTTGCTGAGATCGCGGCGGCGACGATGGCGCACCTGCGGTCCGGCAAGCCGGATAGCGAGCTGTGGTCGGCGCACTTCTCGTCGAAGTTCATGTCGATCGAGGGTTCCGGCCAGGGATGGAAGGGTGTCAAGGCGGTCAAGCAGAAGTGCGACGAGTGGATGTCTCAGCACGAGATCCACGGCGTGCAGTTCGAGGGGCCTTACGTCGGCGCGACGGGCTTTGCCGTGAAGTACACGCTCGACGTGACCAACAACGCGAGCGGCCAGCGGTTCAGCATGTCCGAGGTCGGCGTCTACACCGTCGAGAAGGGGAAGGTCGTGCAGGAGGAGTTCATGTACTTCTGCCCGACGGATGGCCCGGCCGACGCGACGGCGAGCGCGTGA